A segment of the Streptomyces sp. NBC_00376 genome:
CGGCGGCGGGCCTTGCGGGCGCGGCGGACCAGGGCGGCGGTGCCGAGCAGTGCCACGGTCGCACCGGCGGCACCCGCGGCGGTGGCGTCCTTGCGGCCGAGCCGGCGTCCGGCGACGGTGTGCCTGCCCTCGACCTCTTCGAGGAGGGCGGCGAGCACCTCCTCGTTGGTCCAGCCGGGGCGCCATCCCACGTCGTGCAGCCGGCTCACACTGACCACCCAGGGGTGCATCGTGTACGCCAGATCACCCGCCGGCGACGGGGTGAGGCCGATTCGGTGCAGCCGGGCGGCGGCACCCAGGGCCACGGCGGAGGGCAGCTCCATCCGGCGGACGCCGCTGAGCTCCTCGACCTCCTCCTGCTCCAGCCAGCCGTCGCAGCCGACCGCGAACTCGCCGTCGATCTTCTCCAGGGCGGCGTATTCCAGGGCCGTGACCAGGTCGTCGACATGACAGAACTGCCAGGTCGGACGCGATCCCGCGACGACCAGGAGGCGCGGCGACTCGAAGTAGCGGGTCAGCGCGGTGTCCGTACCGCCGACCAGGACGGTGGGCCGGACCACGGTCACGTTGAGTCCGGGGTGGGCACGCGGCGCGCGACGGCCGAGCCGTTCGATCTCCAGGAGATCGCCGACGCCGGTGGCCTCGGCCGTGGCGCGCAGCTCGGCGTCCTCGGCGAGCGGGACGTCGTTGTCGGGCAGCGCCCCGTAGACCATGGCCGACGTGCACAGCACGACCCGGTGCACGCCGACGGCGGCGGCGGCCGTCAGCACGGTCTGGGTGCCGCGCACGTTGTAGGCGGTGCGGGCGGCGGGGTCGGTCTCCAGGTCGAGATCGAGTGCGAGATGCACCACGACATCTGCGCCGCGCAGCTTCTCCGCGATGGCGGGGTCGCGTACGTCGAGGATGTGCCAGGTCGCCTCGGAGACCTCTCCGCGGCGTTCATCGATGGCGATGACCTGCTTGATCTCCTCGGAGGCCGCGAGGCGTGCGGTGAGCAGCTCGCCCACGCCGCTCGCCGCTCCGGTGACCGCGACGACGGGGCCACGGTTCCTTGAGCGGCTCTTTTCTGGTTTGTTCTCGGTCGAGGGGGCGGGCAGGTTTCGCGCTGCGCGAACCTGAGGATCTGGGGAACTCACCGGGCGTCTCCAGCGGTTGTCTTCAGTACGTACCCGAATGACGCGTGCGTACCAGGTGGCGTCCATCCTGCCGCAGGCCGGGAGCCGGCGGAGCACTGAGGCCCTGCGCGGGGTTTTGGTGTCTACGCTGGATGGTGATGTCGGGCAGTCGCCGTCGGTTCGAGCCGGCGGCCCTACGAGCCGAGGAAACCCGTGAGTGACACCCCATTCGGATTCGGCCTTCCGCCGGAGGAGCCGGAGAACGGCGACGAGGGCAAGAAGAAGGACCCCACCGGAGGTGGGCAGGGCTCGGGCGGGCCGGCGAACCCGTTCGGCTTCGGCCCCGGCGCGGGCGGGGACAACCCGTTCGCGGCGATGTTCGGCTCGATGAACCCCAATGACCTGGGCGCCGCCTTCCAGCAGCTCGGCCAGATGCTGAGCTACGAGGGCGGTCCCGTGAACTGGGACATGGCCAAGCAGATCGCCCGCCAGACGGTCTCGCAGGGCACACCGGACGGCACGAAGGACGCCAGCGTCGGCCCGACCGAGCGGTCCGCGGTGGACGAGGCGCTGCGCCTGGCCGACCTCTGGCTGGACGGTGTGACGTCGCTGCCCTCCGGTTCGGTGTCGACCGTGGCGTGGAGCCGTGCGGAGTGGGTGGAGGCGTCCCTTCCGGCCTGGCAGAAGCTGGTCGACCCGGTGGCGGAGCGCGTCGGTCTCGCGATGGGCGACGTGCTGCCCGAGGAGATGCAGGCGATGGCCGGCCCGCTGATCGGCATGATGCGGTCGATGGGCGGCGCCATGTTCGGCCAGCAGATCGGGCAGGCCGTCGGCGTGCTGGCGGGCGAGGTGGTCGGTTCGACCGACATCGGCCTGCCGCTGGGCCCGGCGGGCAAGGCCGCCCTGCTGCCGCTGAACGTGGAGCGGTTCGGCAAGGACCTCAGCGTGCCGCAGGACGAGGTTCGGCTGTATCTCGCCCTGCGCGAGGCCGCGCACCAGCGCCTCTTCGCCCACGTCCCGTGGCTGCGCTCGCATCTGTTCGGCGCCGTCGAGGGGTACGCGCGCGGCATCAAGGTCGACACCAGCAAGCTGGAGGACGTGGTCGGCCAGTTCGACCCGTCGCAGCCCGAGCAGCTCCAGGACGCCCTTCAGCAGGGCATGTTCCAGCCGGAGGACACACCGGAGCAGAAGGCCGCCCTGGCCCGTCTGGAGACGGCTCTCGCGCTGGTGGAGGGCTGGGTGGACGCGGTGGTCCACGAGGCTGCGAAATCCCGTCTGACCTCGGCGGACGCGCTGCGCGAGACGATGCGCAGGCGCCGCGCCTCCGGCGGCCCCGCCGAGCAGACGTTCGCCACGCTCATCGGTCTGCAGCTGCGTCCGCGGCGGCTGCGTGACGCCTCGCGCCTGTGGGCCTCGCTCACCGACGCACGCGGTCTGGACGGGCGCGACGCCCTGTGGGCGCACCCCGACATGCTGCCCACGGCCCAGGACCTGGACGATCCGGACGGCTTCGTGCACCACGAGCAGCTGGACTTCTCCGAGCTGGACAAGATGCTCGGCGAGGCCGCGAAGGGCCCGCAGAGCCCCACCGCGGACGGCAAGGACGCGCCCGGCACCGGTGGGACCGAGAGCCGTGAGGACGACAGCAAGGGCGATAGCAAGGGCGACACCGACCAGTGAGCCTGCATGACGACGCCGTTCTCGTACTGAAGGGGTACGAGAACCCGGATCCGGTCCAGGGTGAGCTGCGCCGGAGCTATCTCGACCATCTGGCAGAGCACCCCGACGGCATGTGGAAGGCCTGCGAGGCGGGCCATCTGACGGCCAGCGCGCTGGTCGTCGACCCGGAGCGCGGCCGGGTGCTGCTCACCCTCCACCGCAAGCTGCGGATGTGGCTCCAGGTGGGCGGACACTGCGAGCCGCAGGACGTGTCGCTCGCCGCGGCGGCGCTGCGGGAGGCGACCGAGGAGTCCGGCATCACCGGCCTGACCCTGCTCGCGGGCGGCCCGGTCACGCTGGACCGCCACCCGATCCCCGCGCCCTGCCACTGGCACCTGGACGTGCAGTACGCGGCGCTGGCGCCCTCGGGCGCGACGGAGCAGATCAGCGAGGAGTCGCTGGACCTGCGCTGGTTCCCCTACGACGAGGTCGCGTCGGTGGCCGACGCATCGGTCGTAAGGCTGATGGAGCGGACCCGCGCCGAGCTGGAGCGGCGCCGGTAGGCACCGCCTGCCGCACGGGTGAGGGGCGGTCTCCGCGGAGGCCGCCCCTCACCCGTGTCGCGCGTGCCGGTGCGCGGTGGCTCAGTTCCAGGAGTTGTTCTGGTTCTGACCGTGGGCGCCCTGCTGGCCCATGCCGTACTGGGCCCGGATGCCCTGGCCGATCTCGTGGTTCTGCGGGGGCAGCACCTCGCTCGGCTGCACCAGGGCGAAGCCCTGGCCGAGGAAGCTGAGCTCCCAGCCCTCGCCGGTGTTGCCGCGCCGCCGCCAGACGCCCGAGGAGTGCGTCTGGGCCTGCATCTGCACCCGCAGCGAGCTGGACCAGGCGACGATCGCGTCGGCGTCGGCGTTCACGTACTTGTCCGGCGTGACCTGCATCATCAGCGGCTGGCCCGAGGTCATCAGAGCGACCTTGCCGGTGCCGGAGATGTTGAGCTGATACTTCCCGGTCCCCGAGATGCCGTACTGGCTGTCCACCGCGATGACCTCGGTGTGCAGCGAGGAGTCCAGCGCCAGGACATAGGCGCTGTCCACCGTGATGCCGTCGTGGTCGACGTCCACGACGTGGATGTACTGCGCGAGGTTGGCGAGGTAGACGGTGCCCTGCCCGGAGCAGCGCATCAGGTCGAGGCCCTCACCGGTGTTCGCGCGGGCGCGGCGCTGTCCGTGCGACTGGTACTCGCCGTCGAACTCCATCAGACCCTGGTACGCGACCATGGCGCCCTTGCGGGCGAGGACGTCGTCGTGGCCGGTCAGCGAGACCCGCAGGAGCTGCGGGTTCTGGATGGTGTACCGGTCCTGGGACTGCTGTTCCGTGTAGCTGAAAAGCGGACTCTGCATGCTGTGTTCTCCTCCCCCGTCAGTTCTGGATCCGCAGGCGGTCGGTACTGTCCTCGCTCGGCTGTACGACGACGATGCCCTGGCCGGAGAACGCCATCTGATACGCCTCGCCGCTGCCCCGCCCGATGAGCGAGGAGGCCTTGAAGCTGCGCTTGCCCTTCACCTTGAGGTTCGGGGACCACGCCACGAGGGCGTCCGGGTCGACGTAGGTCTCGTCCTCGCCGCGTCCGCAGTCGACCACGATCGGTGTGCCGCGCGAGGTGATGGCGACCCAGCCGGTGCCCGAGATGCAGACGTTCCACAGGCCCTGGCCGGCGAACTTGGCGAGGCCCTTGACCCGCTCCACGCCCCAGG
Coding sequences within it:
- a CDS encoding SDR family oxidoreductase, with the translated sequence MSSPDPQVRAARNLPAPSTENKPEKSRSRNRGPVVAVTGAASGVGELLTARLAASEEIKQVIAIDERRGEVSEATWHILDVRDPAIAEKLRGADVVVHLALDLDLETDPAARTAYNVRGTQTVLTAAAAVGVHRVVLCTSAMVYGALPDNDVPLAEDAELRATAEATGVGDLLEIERLGRRAPRAHPGLNVTVVRPTVLVGGTDTALTRYFESPRLLVVAGSRPTWQFCHVDDLVTALEYAALEKIDGEFAVGCDGWLEQEEVEELSGVRRMELPSAVALGAAARLHRIGLTPSPAGDLAYTMHPWVVSVSRLHDVGWRPGWTNEEVLAALLEEVEGRHTVAGRRLGRKDATAAGAAGATVALLGTAALVRRARKARRRI
- a CDS encoding zinc-dependent metalloprotease, producing the protein MSDTPFGFGLPPEEPENGDEGKKKDPTGGGQGSGGPANPFGFGPGAGGDNPFAAMFGSMNPNDLGAAFQQLGQMLSYEGGPVNWDMAKQIARQTVSQGTPDGTKDASVGPTERSAVDEALRLADLWLDGVTSLPSGSVSTVAWSRAEWVEASLPAWQKLVDPVAERVGLAMGDVLPEEMQAMAGPLIGMMRSMGGAMFGQQIGQAVGVLAGEVVGSTDIGLPLGPAGKAALLPLNVERFGKDLSVPQDEVRLYLALREAAHQRLFAHVPWLRSHLFGAVEGYARGIKVDTSKLEDVVGQFDPSQPEQLQDALQQGMFQPEDTPEQKAALARLETALALVEGWVDAVVHEAAKSRLTSADALRETMRRRRASGGPAEQTFATLIGLQLRPRRLRDASRLWASLTDARGLDGRDALWAHPDMLPTAQDLDDPDGFVHHEQLDFSELDKMLGEAAKGPQSPTADGKDAPGTGGTESREDDSKGDSKGDTDQ
- a CDS encoding NUDIX hydrolase — protein: MSLHDDAVLVLKGYENPDPVQGELRRSYLDHLAEHPDGMWKACEAGHLTASALVVDPERGRVLLTLHRKLRMWLQVGGHCEPQDVSLAAAALREATEESGITGLTLLAGGPVTLDRHPIPAPCHWHLDVQYAALAPSGATEQISEESLDLRWFPYDEVASVADASVVRLMERTRAELERRR
- a CDS encoding AIM24 family protein, coding for MQSPLFSYTEQQSQDRYTIQNPQLLRVSLTGHDDVLARKGAMVAYQGLMEFDGEYQSHGQRRARANTGEGLDLMRCSGQGTVYLANLAQYIHVVDVDHDGITVDSAYVLALDSSLHTEVIAVDSQYGISGTGKYQLNISGTGKVALMTSGQPLMMQVTPDKYVNADADAIVAWSSSLRVQMQAQTHSSGVWRRRGNTGEGWELSFLGQGFALVQPSEVLPPQNHEIGQGIRAQYGMGQQGAHGQNQNNSWN